The following proteins come from a genomic window of Verrucomicrobiia bacterium:
- a CDS encoding GspE/PulE family protein: protein MAANVNSPLLALIREQGNLDDLQYEEVISEHARSGKSISQIVADFGIMPMDQQLQLQAFHLGTEVFNLDDLEPTPELLKTIPATNVRMYQCVPVEDYGTGVKVAVADALNPQMVDELGFVVRREVQILIADPAQIAKFIEKYYGEEGESFSDILKEFGEDKNLEQELAEMAAGQDAANNIADMANEAPIVRFVNLVLYQAVQDRASDIHFEPFEDEFKIRYRVDGALYEMAPPPKYLALPVISRLKVVAGLNIAERRLPQDGRISMRLGGKDIDLRVSSLPTKFGESVVLRVLDRGSVSLNINALGFPDYVKTYVVEAIQQPNGIFVVTGPTGSGKTTTLYACLREVNTIDSKLLTAEDPVEYDIEGIMQVAVNEALGMTFGKALKSFLRQDPDVIMVGEMRDLETSQIAIQASLTGHLVLSTLHTNDAPGAVTRLVDMGVEPFLISSTLQGVLAQRLVRTICKKCRAPFEPTENQLAQLNLSPYDIGDKVFYYGRGCSNCNDTGYRGRKGIYELLVVSDPIRNLINERAPSVVMRQKAVELGMATLRDDGLRGIFDGETTIEEVLKYT from the coding sequence ATGGCAGCCAACGTCAACAGTCCTTTGCTCGCTCTCATCCGGGAGCAGGGAAACCTGGACGACCTCCAGTATGAAGAGGTCATTTCCGAGCACGCCCGGAGCGGCAAGTCCATCAGCCAGATCGTGGCTGATTTCGGCATCATGCCCATGGACCAGCAGTTGCAACTGCAGGCCTTTCATTTGGGCACGGAAGTGTTCAATCTGGATGATCTCGAGCCGACCCCGGAGTTGCTCAAGACCATTCCGGCCACAAATGTCCGCATGTATCAATGTGTGCCGGTGGAAGATTACGGCACAGGCGTCAAAGTGGCCGTGGCGGATGCGTTGAACCCGCAAATGGTGGACGAACTGGGTTTCGTCGTCCGCCGCGAAGTGCAGATCCTCATAGCCGATCCGGCCCAGATCGCCAAATTCATTGAAAAGTATTACGGCGAAGAGGGCGAAAGTTTCAGTGACATCCTCAAGGAATTCGGCGAGGACAAGAATCTGGAGCAGGAACTTGCCGAGATGGCTGCGGGACAGGATGCGGCCAATAACATCGCCGACATGGCGAATGAGGCTCCCATCGTCCGCTTCGTTAACCTGGTGCTTTACCAGGCGGTGCAAGACCGTGCGAGTGACATCCATTTCGAGCCGTTCGAGGACGAGTTCAAGATACGTTACCGCGTGGACGGAGCGCTGTATGAGATGGCTCCCCCGCCGAAGTATCTGGCCTTGCCCGTGATTTCCCGTTTGAAGGTAGTAGCCGGATTGAACATCGCCGAGCGACGCCTGCCGCAAGACGGTCGTATCTCCATGCGTCTGGGTGGCAAGGATATCGACCTGCGTGTCTCCAGTTTGCCAACCAAGTTCGGTGAATCTGTGGTGTTGCGCGTCTTGGACCGCGGTTCCGTCTCATTGAATATCAACGCCTTGGGTTTCCCCGATTATGTGAAGACATACGTGGTGGAGGCCATCCAGCAACCCAACGGCATCTTTGTGGTGACGGGCCCCACGGGTTCAGGCAAGACCACCACGTTATACGCCTGCTTGCGGGAGGTGAACACCATCGACTCCAAACTGCTTACTGCAGAGGATCCGGTGGAGTATGACATCGAGGGCATCATGCAGGTGGCTGTGAACGAGGCGCTGGGCATGACCTTCGGCAAGGCGCTTAAATCCTTCCTCCGTCAAGACCCCGATGTCATCATGGTGGGTGAGATGCGTGACTTGGAAACTTCGCAGATCGCCATTCAAGCCTCGTTGACCGGTCACTTGGTGCTGAGCACACTCCACACGAACGATGCACCCGGTGCCGTGACCCGTCTGGTGGATATGGGAGTGGAACCATTCCTGATCTCTTCCACCCTGCAAGGTGTGCTCGCTCAACGTCTGGTCCGCACGATTTGCAAGAAATGCCGGGCGCCGTTCGAGCCCACCGAGAACCAGCTCGCGCAGTTGAACCTTTCGCCTTACGACATCGGTGACAAGGTGTTCTACTACGGACGCGGTTGCTCTAACTGCAATGATACCGGCTACCGTGGGCGCAAGGGCATCTATGAACTTTTGGTCGTCTCCGATCCCATCCGGAACCTGATCAACGAACGCGCACCCTCCGTGGTGATGCGGCAAAAGGCAGTGGAACTGGGCATGGCCACCTTGCGTGATGACGGCCTGCGCGGTATCTTTGATGGCGAAACTACGATTGAAGAAGTGCTGAAGTACACCTAA
- a CDS encoding type II secretion system F family protein → MPKYNYVAMDQKGKETKGTLEVANQSEAIGRLKEMGYFPTKVVEADKVKEKDAKGKSAAPAAAGKKKGGIKMGFKGGKVKPKVLTTFTRQLATLVDAGLPLLRGMRVLEKQERDRRLKGIINELAVSIEGGSTFSESLAQHPKTFNRLYVNMVKAGELGGVLEVVLNRLAEFMEKAQKIKGKVIAAMFYPVAVMVVAVGILALLMIVVVPKFEAIFKDMLEGEALPGFTRLVLGISNTIKNNLLGTVIAIFCIVVAFKLFAMTKFGRRTIDRVQMKIPGLGPVISKVAIARFTRTLGTLVSSGVPILQALTIVRETSGNVIVAEAVNAVHESVKEGETITQPLEACGVFPPIVISMVDVGEQTGALPEMLMKIADNYDEEVDNAVSAMTSLLEPVMIVFLAVIVGSIVIALFMPLIVLMDKVGDTGGGKGGN, encoded by the coding sequence ATGCCCAAATACAACTATGTAGCGATGGATCAAAAGGGGAAGGAGACCAAGGGGACCTTGGAGGTGGCCAACCAGAGTGAAGCGATCGGCCGCCTCAAGGAAATGGGTTACTTCCCCACCAAAGTAGTCGAAGCCGACAAGGTCAAAGAGAAGGATGCCAAAGGCAAATCCGCAGCACCCGCCGCCGCCGGAAAGAAAAAAGGCGGCATTAAGATGGGTTTCAAGGGTGGCAAGGTAAAACCCAAGGTTCTGACCACGTTCACCCGCCAGCTAGCCACTTTGGTTGATGCCGGTCTGCCGCTTTTGCGCGGTATGCGTGTGCTGGAAAAGCAGGAACGTGACCGCCGCTTGAAGGGCATCATCAATGAACTGGCTGTCTCGATCGAAGGTGGTTCCACTTTCTCGGAAAGTCTGGCGCAACACCCCAAGACATTCAACCGCCTCTACGTGAACATGGTGAAGGCCGGTGAGTTGGGTGGTGTACTGGAGGTCGTGCTCAATCGTCTGGCCGAATTCATGGAAAAGGCCCAGAAGATCAAGGGCAAAGTCATCGCGGCCATGTTCTACCCGGTCGCGGTGATGGTGGTGGCCGTCGGCATTCTGGCGTTGCTGATGATCGTCGTGGTGCCGAAGTTCGAGGCGATTTTCAAAGACATGTTGGAAGGCGAGGCGTTGCCCGGCTTCACCCGTCTGGTGCTTGGTATCAGTAATACCATCAAGAACAACCTGCTGGGCACTGTCATAGCCATCTTCTGTATTGTGGTGGCCTTCAAACTGTTCGCGATGACGAAGTTTGGCCGTCGCACGATTGACCGCGTCCAGATGAAGATCCCTGGCTTGGGGCCGGTGATCTCCAAGGTCGCCATCGCCCGTTTCACCCGCACGCTGGGCACGCTGGTAAGCAGTGGCGTGCCGATCTTGCAGGCGTTGACGATCGTCCGTGAAACCTCCGGTAACGTCATCGTGGCCGAGGCGGTGAACGCCGTCCATGAGAGCGTCAAAGAGGGTGAAACCATCACCCAGCCGCTTGAAGCTTGCGGTGTGTTCCCGCCCATCGTCATCAGCATGGTGGACGTCGGTGAGCAGACCGGCGCCTTGCCTGAGATGTTGATGAAGATCGCGGATAACTACGATGAAGAGGTGGATAACGCCGTGTCCGCGATGACCTCCTTGCTGGAGCCGGTGATGATCGTGTTCCTGGCCGTCATCGTAGGCAGTATCGTTATCGCGTTGTTCATGCCGCTCATCGTGCTGATGGACAAGGTCGGCGACACCGGTGGTGGCAAGGGCGGCAACTAG
- a CDS encoding YggS family pyridoxal phosphate-dependent enzyme: MDLTANVAAIQQRIATACDRAGRELRTVQLMAVSKGHPPEAIRAVADTGLTLFGESKVQEAKVKVPQCPGKLHWQMIGHLQSNKAKDAVQLFEVIQSVDSLSLAQELNKRAEQAAKTLPILLEVNVAGESSKFGYGPEAVLAELDQLNDLKRLQLHGLMTIAPYVQEPERVRPFFRRLRELKEQCEQKLEAPLPVLSMGMSGDFEIAIEEGSTLVRVGTAIFGERTYTRPAPSQD, translated from the coding sequence ATGGATTTGACCGCAAACGTTGCTGCCATTCAGCAACGCATCGCCACTGCCTGTGATCGCGCTGGCCGTGAACTTCGGACCGTGCAGTTGATGGCTGTAAGCAAGGGGCATCCGCCGGAAGCCATCCGTGCCGTCGCCGATACTGGCCTTACTCTCTTCGGGGAAAGCAAGGTGCAGGAGGCCAAGGTGAAGGTCCCTCAATGCCCCGGCAAGCTGCACTGGCAGATGATAGGTCATTTGCAGAGCAACAAGGCCAAGGATGCCGTGCAGCTTTTTGAAGTGATCCAGAGCGTGGACAGCCTTAGCCTTGCCCAAGAATTGAACAAGCGCGCGGAGCAAGCAGCCAAGACGCTGCCTATCCTGCTGGAGGTCAATGTCGCGGGTGAATCCAGCAAGTTCGGCTATGGGCCAGAAGCCGTGCTGGCCGAATTGGATCAGCTTAACGATTTGAAGCGGCTGCAACTGCATGGGCTTATGACCATCGCCCCGTATGTGCAAGAGCCGGAGCGTGTCCGCCCGTTCTTCCGCAGGCTGCGTGAGCTCAAGGAGCAGTGTGAACAGAAGCTCGAGGCTCCCCTGCCCGTCCTGAGCATGGGTATGAGCGGGGATTTCGAGATCGCCATCGAGGAAGGCTCCACACTGGTCCGGGTAGGCACAGCCATCTTCGGTGAGAGGACTTACACCCGCCCTGCGCCCTCCCAAGATTGA
- a CDS encoding EVE domain-containing protein codes for MAKNYWLAKSEPEAYSWADLVKDGKTVWTGVRNFQARNNLRTMKAGDLVLFYHSVTDKQVVGIAKVSKEFYPDPTADEGDWSVVDLAPHKPLKKAVTLEQIKTDAVLKDMALVRQSRLSVTPLTEAQFKRLLELAETKA; via the coding sequence ATGGCAAAGAACTACTGGCTGGCCAAGTCCGAGCCCGAGGCATATTCGTGGGCTGACTTGGTGAAGGATGGCAAAACGGTGTGGACGGGTGTGCGGAATTTTCAGGCGCGAAACAATCTCCGTACCATGAAGGCGGGCGATCTGGTGCTGTTCTATCATAGCGTGACGGATAAGCAGGTGGTAGGTATCGCCAAGGTGTCGAAAGAATTTTATCCCGATCCCACCGCTGATGAAGGCGATTGGTCTGTGGTGGACCTGGCTCCGCACAAGCCGCTAAAAAAAGCGGTCACCCTAGAACAGATCAAGACGGATGCTGTGTTGAAGGATATGGCACTCGTGCGGCAATCCCGGCTTTCCGTGACACCTCTCACCGAGGCTCAATTCAAACGCCTGCTGGAACTGGCTGAGACAAAAGCGTAA
- a CDS encoding CHAD domain-containing protein: protein MRMASKRSYPRFKRDESTVVALERLTATQVLKAESLVKSLVPQEQVVHGVRLAFKFLRAMLRLSREALGPAFVRRENARLRKAALSLSLWRDEKVVRDTLTELGDEMSELSHAAVEDALRQWQQKTRPQHRHHKSLPVTLREALAALRTFQRNLDKAAWAAPGWEAVSKGMKKSYRKAHHSLQLAEAAGIDELFHDARKRVKDLYYHVSLVEPALPKDSARLEKRLLKLQALLGNDHDLSVAREVMSHANSPEAAALKALRKRSVQLRRKIGQRADKVFCAETKSCLNKTRRRLKKWPVTTG, encoded by the coding sequence ATGAGGATGGCCTCAAAGCGTTCATATCCTCGTTTCAAACGAGATGAATCGACGGTGGTGGCGTTAGAACGCCTCACCGCCACGCAAGTCTTGAAGGCCGAGAGCTTGGTTAAATCGTTGGTGCCTCAAGAGCAAGTGGTCCATGGTGTTCGGTTGGCCTTTAAATTTCTGCGGGCCATGTTGCGGCTTTCACGCGAAGCTCTCGGTCCTGCGTTTGTCCGGCGGGAGAATGCACGCCTCCGCAAAGCCGCTCTCAGCCTATCTCTCTGGCGCGATGAAAAAGTGGTCAGAGACACGTTGACGGAGTTGGGTGATGAGATGTCGGAATTGTCTCATGCTGCAGTAGAAGATGCTTTGCGGCAATGGCAGCAAAAGACACGGCCCCAGCATCGTCATCACAAATCACTCCCGGTGACATTACGCGAAGCTTTGGCGGCATTGAGGACGTTTCAGAGAAACTTGGATAAAGCAGCTTGGGCAGCCCCGGGCTGGGAGGCCGTTTCCAAGGGGATGAAGAAATCGTATCGTAAAGCGCATCATTCTCTCCAACTGGCGGAAGCGGCGGGGATCGATGAGCTGTTTCATGATGCCCGTAAACGTGTCAAAGACCTTTACTACCACGTGAGCTTGGTTGAACCCGCTTTGCCCAAGGACTCAGCACGACTGGAGAAACGTTTGCTGAAATTGCAGGCCCTGCTGGGCAATGACCATGATCTCTCGGTCGCACGCGAAGTGATGTCACATGCCAACTCACCAGAAGCCGCCGCTCTTAAGGCGCTTAGGAAACGTTCCGTGCAGCTAAGAAGAAAGATCGGTCAGCGGGCGGACAAGGTGTTCTGTGCGGAAACAAAAAGTTGCCTGAACAAAACTCGCAGGCGTTTAAAAAAGTGGCCGGTCACCACGGGTTAA
- a CDS encoding impB/mucB/samB family protein: MAGPSQGREAGITELTPSSVPEWLFLDLNSYFASVEQQENPRLRGKPLAVVPVLTDSTCAIAASYQAKAFGIKTGTMIGDAKQMCPKLICVLANHDLYVEYHHKIVEEINRHIEVTITASIDEVACKLELGLRDPVKAVELAKRIKQGLARNIGPAITCNIGIAPNRYLAKVASDMQKPDGLVVIEAKDLPHRLFGLKLNDLPGVGQNMERRLRGGGILTMEQLLTSSRARLRQVWGGVEGERLYYKLRGVDLPDVPTQRSSVGHSHVLAPELRPPHMAEMVAHRLVLKVGSRLRRMKYQAQQMDVSVRIEKGPRVSEGIRFAPANDSSALLKQLNILWARIRNTTGTHPLKKVSVTVTQLVSLEGLQQMELFEKRHEPGESPVERRQRLSEAIDVLNKRFGRDTVALGMLPKSARGFSGTKVAFTRIPSKEEFHE; the protein is encoded by the coding sequence ATGGCTGGGCCGTCACAGGGCAGGGAGGCGGGCATCACGGAATTGACACCGTCATCCGTGCCGGAATGGCTTTTCCTCGACCTGAACAGCTACTTCGCGAGCGTGGAGCAGCAGGAGAATCCGCGCCTGCGTGGCAAACCCCTGGCGGTAGTTCCAGTGCTTACTGATTCTACCTGCGCCATCGCGGCCAGTTATCAGGCAAAAGCGTTTGGGATCAAAACAGGAACGATGATCGGCGACGCAAAACAGATGTGCCCTAAACTGATCTGTGTGCTCGCGAACCATGATCTTTACGTCGAATACCACCACAAGATCGTAGAGGAGATAAATCGGCATATCGAGGTGACCATCACTGCTTCGATCGATGAAGTTGCGTGCAAATTAGAACTCGGCTTGCGTGATCCGGTGAAAGCAGTAGAGCTGGCCAAGCGCATCAAACAGGGACTGGCTAGGAACATTGGCCCAGCGATCACCTGTAACATCGGCATCGCGCCCAACCGTTATCTGGCGAAAGTGGCGAGTGATATGCAGAAGCCAGACGGCCTTGTCGTGATTGAGGCGAAAGATTTGCCGCACCGGCTTTTCGGATTGAAGTTGAACGATCTTCCGGGAGTGGGACAGAACATGGAACGCCGGTTACGTGGAGGCGGCATTCTGACGATGGAGCAGTTGCTGACGTCTTCACGCGCACGTTTGCGACAGGTCTGGGGTGGGGTGGAAGGAGAACGTTTATACTACAAATTACGCGGGGTGGATTTGCCGGATGTGCCGACGCAGCGCAGTAGCGTAGGGCACAGTCATGTGCTGGCCCCTGAGTTGCGTCCTCCGCATATGGCCGAAATGGTAGCGCACCGGTTGGTATTGAAGGTCGGCAGCCGTCTGCGGCGCATGAAATACCAAGCACAACAGATGGACGTAAGTGTGCGGATTGAGAAAGGCCCGCGGGTCTCGGAGGGCATCCGTTTTGCACCAGCCAATGACAGTTCTGCGTTGTTGAAACAATTGAACATACTGTGGGCGCGCATCCGGAATACTACCGGGACGCACCCGTTGAAGAAAGTTTCCGTGACTGTCACGCAGCTGGTTTCCCTGGAGGGATTGCAGCAGATGGAGCTTTTCGAGAAACGCCATGAGCCGGGAGAATCTCCGGTGGAGCGGCGGCAACGGTTATCGGAGGCTATCGATGTGCTGAACAAGCGGTTTGGTCGTGACACTGTGGCCTTGGGCATGCTGCCCAAATCCGCGCGTGGATTTTCCGGTACCAAGGTGGCCTTCACGCGGATACCCTCCAAGGAAGAGTTTCACGAGTAG
- a CDS encoding two-component regulator propeller domain-containing protein yields MRSAETISRAAVHSFTRGWLLGVFLLIGFLPALFAQIEEQLKEKRYRIDVLTTEHGLPSGVVNAVLQSSEGYLWLGTANGLVRFDGIRMVPITAPELISSRISVLFEDANKTLWIGTEGGGVVSYRDREFKNFSTASGLASDSISAITADNQGNVWVATVGGALNRFRSGEFTPYTAGTVTGTIESLADGGGGSVWWCTGTALGSFREGEFGQPRLESEDRLRIGGATPSGFWLIEKRTLRRWSSYGPAEEVWELPAGLDPSSVSTMFRDQRDGGLWIGTFGMGLYHFKESTGTFRRFTTESGLSQNSILAIGQDKDGNLWVGTNGGGLNRLRESSFEVYDAKRGLSQDNVLSISGGSDGSVWIGTDGGGLNRLRDGIVQNYRMAGLRTVWSVMEDSASYVWAGTREGLYKFNGITFARIGGGPAHVPGNLPNQDVRVVYEDRKRRLWVGTFGGGLTRMVDGRASKTFNSKSDPTVFNSDDVRALLEDSEGTLWIGTGGGGLIRFKNSEFVVFRRNEVGSDFIRAIMQDREGVLWIGTNNGLTCLRRGRFFRFTTADFLPDDVISQVFEDGNGNLWLGTNRGVVRVSRNALLRFADGRVKSYASVLYDRSDGLAGRECNGGFQPWGYQADDGKLWFPSSEGVSVIDPSTIRPNPRPPLVVIENVVADGIEVEPRRITNTVDFESQTVYRIPAGTGRLEVRYTGLSFVSPRRIRFSYQLKGVDAGFVENESRRSAVYQDPPHGNYSFQVIASNSDGMPNTIGKTVGVLVMPRFYETLWFQFGMVVMVIFFGFAFFRYLSVRKLRQRLVVLEQQRALDRERTRIAQDMHDDLGARVTRIGLLTELVRRKAPQNEEMEKVSTRIEEATREVVHTLDEIVWAVNPKNDTLDRLAAFIAQYAEDYFDEVTPIRCRLDLPTNLPPVPLSAEMRHSLFLVVKESLNNIAKHSGATEVRISLTYAQPRLEILVEDNGKGFSLADADPTRNGLVNMKKRIEEGGGKLELRSEKGKGTSIRLEVKLGT; encoded by the coding sequence GTGCGATCAGCCGAGACAATAAGCCGGGCGGCAGTCCACTCTTTCACAAGAGGCTGGCTGCTGGGGGTCTTTTTGCTCATCGGCTTTCTGCCCGCCCTTTTTGCCCAGATAGAGGAACAACTTAAGGAAAAGCGTTACCGCATTGATGTCCTGACCACAGAGCACGGATTGCCGAGCGGTGTGGTGAATGCTGTTCTGCAGAGTTCGGAAGGTTATTTATGGTTGGGCACGGCCAATGGATTGGTACGGTTTGATGGCATTCGCATGGTGCCGATCACGGCACCAGAACTGATCAGCAGCCGCATCTCTGTGCTGTTCGAGGATGCGAATAAAACATTATGGATCGGAACGGAAGGCGGCGGTGTGGTCAGTTACAGGGATCGAGAGTTCAAAAACTTTTCCACCGCGAGCGGTCTGGCATCAGATTCCATTTCCGCCATCACGGCGGACAATCAAGGAAACGTGTGGGTGGCTACAGTGGGTGGTGCGTTGAATCGTTTTCGTTCCGGAGAGTTCACACCTTACACCGCAGGCACGGTTACGGGGACCATCGAATCACTGGCCGATGGCGGTGGTGGAAGTGTGTGGTGGTGTACGGGAACGGCCTTGGGCAGTTTTCGCGAGGGCGAGTTCGGCCAGCCACGTCTGGAAAGTGAGGATCGGCTGCGGATCGGAGGAGCCACTCCGAGCGGTTTCTGGCTGATCGAGAAACGGACTCTGCGCCGGTGGTCAAGTTATGGGCCAGCCGAGGAAGTCTGGGAACTTCCCGCAGGATTGGACCCCAGCTCAGTGTCGACTATGTTTCGGGACCAGCGTGATGGCGGCCTCTGGATCGGCACCTTCGGCATGGGCCTCTACCACTTCAAAGAATCCACGGGAACTTTTCGACGGTTTACGACGGAAAGCGGCCTTTCCCAAAATTCGATCCTCGCCATCGGGCAGGATAAGGATGGCAATCTATGGGTAGGGACCAACGGCGGCGGACTGAACCGTTTGCGGGAAAGCAGCTTTGAGGTCTATGATGCCAAGCGCGGCCTTTCTCAGGACAACGTGCTTTCAATCAGTGGCGGGAGTGATGGTTCCGTGTGGATCGGCACAGACGGTGGCGGGTTGAACCGCCTGCGGGATGGGATTGTGCAAAACTACCGGATGGCGGGTTTGCGCACCGTGTGGTCCGTGATGGAGGACAGCGCCAGTTACGTATGGGCGGGCACGCGCGAAGGTCTTTATAAATTCAACGGCATCACTTTTGCCCGTATCGGTGGCGGACCGGCGCATGTCCCCGGAAATCTGCCCAACCAGGATGTGCGTGTGGTTTATGAGGACAGGAAGCGGCGCCTGTGGGTGGGCACTTTCGGCGGTGGTCTTACCCGCATGGTGGATGGAAGAGCCAGCAAGACGTTCAATTCCAAATCCGATCCCACTGTTTTTAACAGCGATGATGTACGTGCATTGCTTGAGGACAGTGAAGGCACACTGTGGATAGGGACCGGTGGTGGCGGCCTGATCAGATTCAAGAACAGCGAATTCGTTGTTTTCCGGCGCAACGAGGTGGGCAGTGATTTTATCCGTGCGATCATGCAGGATCGCGAGGGCGTGCTTTGGATCGGCACCAATAATGGATTGACTTGCTTGCGACGAGGACGCTTTTTCCGCTTCACCACAGCGGATTTTTTGCCGGACGACGTGATCTCGCAGGTTTTTGAAGACGGCAATGGCAATCTATGGCTCGGTACCAACCGTGGTGTGGTGCGGGTGTCGCGCAACGCTCTTTTAAGGTTTGCCGATGGTCGGGTGAAGAGTTATGCGAGTGTATTGTACGACCGATCGGACGGCTTGGCGGGGCGCGAATGCAATGGCGGTTTCCAGCCGTGGGGGTATCAAGCGGATGATGGCAAATTGTGGTTTCCGTCTAGCGAAGGTGTTTCCGTGATCGATCCGTCGACAATCCGGCCCAACCCCAGACCACCTTTGGTGGTGATCGAAAATGTGGTAGCGGACGGGATTGAGGTGGAGCCGCGAAGGATCACCAACACGGTGGATTTCGAATCTCAAACGGTTTACCGCATCCCTGCGGGCACAGGCAGATTGGAGGTCCGCTATACCGGTTTGAGTTTTGTATCCCCCAGGCGCATCCGTTTTTCCTATCAGCTCAAAGGAGTGGATGCCGGATTTGTCGAGAATGAAAGCCGGCGTTCCGCAGTTTATCAGGATCCACCACATGGCAATTACAGCTTTCAGGTCATCGCCTCGAACAGTGACGGCATGCCGAACACGATAGGCAAGACGGTGGGCGTTCTTGTGATGCCGCGTTTTTATGAGACCTTGTGGTTTCAGTTCGGAATGGTGGTGATGGTCATCTTTTTCGGGTTTGCCTTCTTCCGCTATCTTTCCGTGCGCAAGCTGAGGCAACGGCTCGTAGTGTTGGAACAGCAACGCGCCTTGGATCGCGAGCGCACGCGCATCGCACAAGACATGCATGATGACCTGGGTGCGAGGGTCACACGCATCGGCCTGCTGACGGAGCTGGTCCGGCGCAAGGCTCCGCAAAATGAGGAGATGGAGAAAGTGTCTACGCGTATCGAAGAAGCCACGCGTGAAGTGGTGCATACGCTGGATGAGATCGTCTGGGCGGTGAATCCCAAGAATGACACGCTGGATAGGCTGGCAGCATTCATCGCACAGTATGCTGAGGATTACTTCGATGAGGTCACGCCGATCCGTTGTCGGTTGGACCTGCCGACCAATCTGCCACCTGTACCGCTTTCAGCAGAGATGCGACACAGCTTGTTCCTCGTGGTGAAGGAATCGCTGAACAACATAGCGAAGCACTCGGGTGCAACGGAAGTGCGCATCTCGCTAACCTATGCCCAGCCGCGGCTGGAGATATTGGTAGAAGACAATGGCAAAGGCTTCTCACTGGCAGATGCCGATCCTACCCGGAACGGTCTGGTGAACATGAAGAAGCGTATCGAGGAAGGCGGCGGCAAGCTGGAATTGCGCAGTGAGAAGGGCAAGGGAACGAGCATCCGGCTGGAGGTCAAGCTGGGTACGTAG
- a CDS encoding response regulator transcription factor translates to MAIKVSIVEDDEGVRESLAALINDADGFQCVSSHATAEDAVLHLPEKKPDVVLMDINLPNMSGIDCVRKLKEIVPQTQIMMLTMYEDPEQIFNSLAAGASGYLLKRTPHAKLLEAIQEVQRGASPMSGKIARVVVQYFQKKNQPANDAQALSKREQEILDLLSKGFRYKEIADTLNISFDTVRSHLRNIYDKLHVSSRTEAVVKYLSK, encoded by the coding sequence ATGGCCATCAAAGTATCAATCGTGGAAGACGACGAAGGCGTGAGGGAAAGTCTGGCGGCATTGATCAATGACGCCGATGGCTTTCAGTGTGTCAGTTCCCACGCCACGGCAGAGGATGCCGTCCTTCATCTGCCCGAGAAGAAACCCGACGTGGTCTTGATGGACATCAACCTCCCGAACATGTCGGGCATCGATTGCGTGCGGAAGCTCAAGGAGATAGTCCCGCAGACGCAGATCATGATGCTCACGATGTATGAGGACCCAGAGCAAATCTTCAATTCACTGGCAGCAGGTGCGAGCGGTTATCTCCTGAAGCGCACACCGCATGCGAAATTGCTGGAGGCCATCCAGGAAGTGCAGCGCGGCGCATCGCCGATGTCCGGCAAGATCGCACGAGTGGTGGTGCAGTATTTTCAGAAGAAGAACCAGCCGGCGAACGATGCCCAAGCGCTCTCCAAACGCGAACAGGAGATTCTGGATCTGCTTTCCAAAGGTTTCCGCTACAAGGAAATCGCAGATACTCTCAACATCAGTTTCGACACGGTGCGCAGTCATTTGCGGAATATCTATGACAAGCTGCACGTCAGCTCGCGCACCGAAGCGGTGGTGAAGTATCTCAGTAAATGA